The Candidatus Eisenbacteria bacterium genome contains the following window.
GCCGCGCTCGAGGGCCATCGAGCGCTCGAGATCGCGGAAGGGCGCGCCCTGACGGGAGACGGAGGGTCCCGATGAATCGATGCTGGATCGGATGTGCCGCCCTCGTGCTCGTACTCCTTTCCCTCGGATGCGCGCGGAGGATCGAAACGGAGCACGAGGAAGAGGGAATCACCGTGACGTCCTGGGGCGACCACTACGAGATCTTCGCCGAGGCGGACCCGCTCGTGGTCGGCCGGGTCTCGAAGTCGCACACGCACGTCACCACTCTGGACAGCTTTCCCCCGCTCCGGGAAGGCATCGTCACCGCCGTCCTGCGCGACGAGCGAGGAGGTGAGGAGATGTTCCGGCGAGACCGCGCGCTTCGCGACGGCATCTTCTCCGTGGAGATCAAGCCGTCCCGCGCGGGCGTCTTCGACCTCGCGTTCCGCGTCGAGAGCGCCGCGGGAACGGAGTTGATTCCGTCCGGGCGGGTCCGGGTCGGAGAGGGTGATTCGGCAGGGCTTCTGGTCGCCCCGCCGCACTACGGGCCGCGTGACACCCCTCCCGTCCCCGTTCCGGAGGGCGAGCCGATCAGCTTCCTGAAGGAGCAGCAGTGGCGCACCGCCTTCGCCACCGACTGGGCCACCCTCGGAACGGTCGCTCAGGGAGTGCGAGGGCCTGCGCGCATCCGAGCGGCGGCGGGAGGTGAGGCGCTTCTGACGGCGCCCCTCGATGGAGTCGTGTCCGTCGGGACAAGAGCGCACGTGGGCATGGACGTGGGGCGGGGCATGACGGTCTTCCAGATCGCCTCCCGCCCGGGCTCCGACCGGAGCATCGAGGCGATCCGCTCCGATCTCGAGGTGGCGCGCGCGCGACTGGATCGACTCGAGGAGCTCCTGAAAGTCGAGGCGGTGAGCCGGGCGGAGGTCGAGGAGGCGAGGGCCAGCGTGCGCACGCTCACCGCGGAGCACCGCGGGGTGAGCGGCGAGGGATCGCGGGTTTCCGTGCGCTCGCCAATCTCGGGGAGGATCGCGGAGGTCCTGGTGGTGCCGGGGCAGGCCGTCTCCGCCGGCATGCCGCTCGGACGAGTGGTGCGCTCGAAGCCGCTCTGGGTCGAGGTCGCGCTCAGCCCGCCGTCCGCCGGACTCCTCGCCCAGGGCGTGAGCGGCCTCATCGTGTATCCGCCTGGTGACGAGACGCCGCTGGAGCTCGGATCGAACCAGGTGCGGCTGGTCTCGCGTTCGCCGGAAGTCAGCCGCGAGACCGGCTCGGTCTTGACGACGCTCGAGGTCACGACCGACCTCCAACTCCGCCCGGGGGCGACGGTGGATGCGGAGATCCTCCTTCCGGGAAGGGCCCGGGGCGTCGTGCTGCCCGCCTCGGCCGTCGTGGACGACGGAGGCGTCCCGGTCGTCTACCTCCAGGTTGAAGGAGAGACGTTCGTGCGCCGGGAAGTCCGCGCGCTCGCCACGCAGGGAAACCGCGTCGTCGTCGAGGGAGTCGTTCCCGGCGTCCGCGTCGTGACGCTGGGCGGAGCCGCCATCCGGCGCGCCGCCCTGCTGCGCACCGGGCCGCCCGAAGGCCATGTCCACTGAGCGCGGGAGGAATCCATGCTGAATCGACTGATTCACTTCGCGCTGAGACGACGGCTCGTGGTCCTCTTCCTGACCGGCCTGATCCTCGCGTTCAGCTCCATCTGGATCGCGCGGGTCCCCGTCGACATCTTCCCGGATCTCACAGCGCCCGCGGTCACCGTGATCACGGAAGCATCGGGGATGGCGCCCGAGGAGGTGGAGCTCCTCGTCACGTTCCCGCTCGAGTCGTCGCTCAACGGAGCGCCCGGAGTGCGGCGGGTTCGCTCGGTCTCGGCCGCGGGGATCTCGGTGATCTGGGTCGAGTTCGACTGGGGTCAGGATGTCTATCGCGCAAGGCAAGTCGTCGCGGAGCGCGTGCAGGGGGCGGAGCTCCCCGAGGAGGTGGATTCACCGGAGCTCGGACCCATCAGCTCCATCATGGGAGAGATCACCTTCATCGCGCTCACCTCCCGCTCTCCAGCGATCACGCCGATGGAGCTCCGGCGCGTGGCCGAGACGACCGTCCGGAGATCGTTGCTCGCGATTCCCGGCATCTCGCAGGTGGTGCCGATCGGCGGGGACGTTCGCGAGTACCAGGTCGAGCTGGACCCCGCGGCGCTCGCGCAGCGGTCGATCAGCCTCGACGACGTGGCAGCGAGGCTCGAGGAGGTGACCCGGAATCCCGCCGCTGGGTTCCACGTCGACCAGGGACAGGAGTATCTGGTGCGCGGACTCGGCCGGGCGCGCGGCCCCGAGGATCTCGCCTCCGCGGTCGTGCGTGCCGGGGGCGACTTCCCGGTCACCGTGGGCGCCCTCGGGGTCGTGCGCGTCGGGGCGGAGCCGAAGCGGGGGACGGCAGGCTACAAGGCGAGCACCGCCGTCATCCTGAGCGTGCAGAAACAGCCAGGCGCCAACACGCTCGAGGTGACCCGCGAGATCGACCGCGCGCTCGAGGGCCTGCATCGGAGCCTTCCTGAAGGTGTGGCCATCGAGAAGGAGAACTTCCGCCAGGCCGACTTCATCCACGTGGCGATCGAGAACGTCACGGAGGCGCTCCGCGACGGGGCGGTGCTCGTCATCCTCATCCTCTTTCTCTTTCTCGGGAATGTCCGCACCACCTTCATCTCCGCGCTCGCGATCCCACTCTCGCTCTTGGCCGGAATCCTGACGATCTCGGCGTTCGGCGGGACGATCAACACGATGTCGCTGGGCGGGTTCACGATCGCGATCGGAGCCCTGGTGGACGACGCCATCATCGCGGTCGAGAACGTGTTTCGCCGGCTCCGCGAGGCGCGCGCGCAAGGAGCGGATCGCTCCGTGTTCGATGTCGTCTTCGCGGCGACGTCCGAGGTGAGCCATCCGATCTTCCTCGCGACGATCATCATCATCCTCGTCTTCCTCCCGCTGTTCGTCCTGCCGGGGATCGAGGGAAGGCTCCTCCGTCCGCTCGGCTTCGCGTACGTGGCGGCGCTCGCGGCCTCGTTCCTGGTCTCCCTCACGGTGACGCCGGTCCTCTGCTATCTGCTGCTCCCCGGATCCAAGGCGGTCGAACGGGGCGATCCGTGGCTCCTGCGCCATCTGAAGCGGCGGTACGCGCTGGATCTACCGGGAGTGCTCTCGCGGCCCCGGGTCGTCTACGTGGTATCGGGCGCGCTCCTGGCCGCCGCCATCGCGATCCTCCCGTTCCTCGGGAAGAGCTTCCTTCCGCCCTTCAACGAGGGATCGCTCACCGTTTCCGTCGTGAGCGCTCCGGGGATCACCCTCGAGGAGAGCGACGCGATCGGACGCGAAGTGGAACGGTCCCTCCTCTCCTTCCCGGAGGTCGTCTCGACGAGCCGCCGCACCGGTAGGGCGGAGAAGGACGAGCACGTGCAGGGTGTGAACGCCTCCGAGATGGAGGTCGTGCTGCGGCCCGGGCGACCCAAGGAGCTGCTCCTGGCCGGGATGAGGAACGCGGTCTCGACCGTGCCCGGCGCGGAGGTGAGCTTCGGCCAGCCGATCAGCCACCGGATCGACCACATGGTCTCCGGGAGCAAGTCGAATCTCGCGGTCAAGATCTTCGGACCGGATCTGGCCGTGCTCCGGGAGCTGTCCGGACGGGCGGAGCAGATCCTCCAGGGCGTGCACGGAATCGTGGACCTGAGCAACCAGGAGCAGGCGAGCGTGCCCCAGCTCCTGATCGACTTCGACCGGGTCGCGATGGCGCGCCACGGCTTGAGCGCCGCGTCCCTCGCGCGGACGGTCGAGGCCCTGTTCCAGGGCACCCCGGTGGGGGAGATCGTCGAGGGAGGCCTCGTGTCGCGGGTCGTCGTGCGATTTCCGGAGCGGCTGCGCGCGAGCCGCGATCAGCTCGCGGCCATGCCGGTGACGACGCCGTCGGGAGCGATCGTGCGGCTCGGCGACGTGGCGCGGGTACGGTTCGACCTTGGCCCCAGCTTGGTGCGGCGGGAGAACGTCGAACGCATCGCGATGCTCACCGCCAACGTGTCCGGAGCCGACCTGGCCGGAACCGTCGAGGAGGCGCGACGGCAGCTCGACCGCGGTCTGAACCTCCCTGCAGGGTATCGCGTCTCCTACGGCGGCCAGTTCGAGCAGGCCGTGTCGAGCGTGCGCACGCTCGCACTCCTCTCCGTCCTCATCCTCCTCGCCATGTACGGACTCCTCTACGCGGCGTTCCGGAACCACCGCCACACCCTGATCGTCCTCGTGAACCTGCCGCTCGCGCTGATCGGCGGTGTCTTTGCGATCGCGCTGGGCGGCGGGACACTGAGCGTGGCCTCGCTGGTCGGATTCATCACGCTCTTCGGGATCGCGACGCGAAACGGCGTCCTGCTCGTGAGCCACTACCAGCATCTCATGGCCGAAGGCGTTCCCCTCGGCGAAGCCGTCCGGCGCGGCTCGCTCGAGCGGCTCGCGCCGGTCCTCATGACGGCCCTATGCGCGGGACTGGCCCTGATTCCGCTGGTCCTGGCCGGGGGCAAGCCCGGGAACGAGATCCAGAGCCCGATGGGACAGGTCATCCTGGGAGGCCTCCTCACGTCCACGTTCCTCAACATGGTCCTGGTCCCGGTGCTCTTCGCGCGGTGGGGCGCGCTGCGGAAGGGAGACCCCCAACTGCGCGACCCCGAGCGCGCGGCACACGACATGCCGGGGCCGGACACGATCTCATGATGTATCACAACTGAATCAAGTATTTTGACTCACTGATTCGCAGCGTCCTATCCTCCTCGTGGTTCTCCATCGAGAGGAGGTTCGTTCTGAAGTCCGGCGCAGCGAAGTGGCTCCTCCTGCTCCATCGAGTGCCCTCGAGACCCGACTACGCGCGCGTGAAGGTCGGGCGCCGGTTGCGCGAGATCGGCGCCGTCCCCATCAAGAACTCGATCTACGTGACGCCTGGGACTCCTTCCATGCGGAGAGCCCTCTCCGAGCTTGCGGAGGAGATCCAGGAGCGAGGCGGGGATGCCGTGATCTGCGAGGCGGCGTTTGTCGGTGGTCTCACCGACGGCGCGGTCGAAGACCTCGTTCGGGCGGCACGCGACGCGGAGTACCGGGATGTTGCCGAGGAGGCGCGACGAGCTACTTCCGGCATGCGCGGGCGGCGTGCCGTATCGGAAGGCGCACGTCGCGGAGCGGCGCGCGCTCTCAGCCGCTTGAGGGATCGCTTCGAGGAGATCGTCTCCCGGGATCCCTTCGAAGCGAGGGGGCGCGAGGCGGCCATGAGAGCGCTGACGCTGGCTCAGGACCTGGTCGAAGGAGTCGCGGCGGCCGGCTCGAAGGAAGCGCTACCCGGTGAGGCCCCGCGAGGAGCCACATGGGTGACCCGTACCGGGGTCATGATCGACCGGATCGCGAGCGCCTGGCTGATTCGCCGCTTCATCGATCCGGAAGCCAGGTTCCGGTTCGTGGCGCCCCGAGGTCACAAGCCCGCGCGAGGCGAGCTTCGGTTCGACATGGCGAATGCGGAGTTCACCCATGAGGACGGCCGGTGCACCTTCGAGGTGCTCGTGGAGCGATTCAAGCTCCGCGACTCGGCGCTGAAGCCGATTGCCGAGATCGTGCACGACCTCGATCTCGAGGACGAGCGCTACAAGCGCGCGGAGGCCGCCGGTGTGAGGCGCCTCATCATGGGTCTGGCCATGCAGGTGCAAGACGACGACGAGCGCGTGGAGAAGGGAAGGGCCGTGTTCGACACTCTCTTCGAGTCGTTTCGGAGAGGCGCATGAAGGGGAAGGAGGATGGTTCCATGAAGTGGATCACCCGGGAGAAGGTGCAGGTCGACCGCGTCGCGTGCCCGTGGCTCATCAAGAAGTTCGTCGATGCGGAGGCCGAGTTCCTGTTCGTGCCGGCGGACCAGGTGATGGCCATCGCGGCGCGAGAGGAGGCCATTCCCTACGACGTGAAGGGCGTCGAGCTGGGGCATCACGGCAAGGAGTGCTCCTTCGACGCGATCGTCAAGAAGTACGGCTTGACCGATGATCCCGCCTTGATGCTGCTCGCGAGGATCGTGAACGGAGCCGATACGGACAACTCGCTCTGGAACCAGCCCGAGTCCGCGGGGCTCCGGGCCGTTGCGAAGGGCTTCCGCGGGTTGGGCTTCAAGGACGATCATGAGCTCAACGCCGCCGAGTGGATCGTGTACGACGCGCTCTATTCCTACTGCCAGCAGACCGTGCAACAGGGTGAGCCCGAGGCCGCGAGCCGGTGACCCCGACGCAGTCCACGGGGCTCCGGCGGTCCGCGGAGATTCCGCTCCCGCCCCACGAAGGCCGGGGCGGATTCGACCACGCCGCGGTCCATCGCGGCCGAGGTCTTCTCTATGTGGCCCACACCGCCAACGACGCGCTCGACGTGATCTCCTTGCGGGAATGCCGCCACGTTCGGTCCATCCCGGGTCTCCGCGGAGTCGCGGGAGCGCTCGTCGACGAGTCCCGGAACCTGGTCTTCACCTCCAACAGAGGAGAGGACACGGTTTCGGTCTTCCCGGCCGATGCCGGTGAGAGCGGGGATCCGATCCCTGTCGGCCACAGACCCAATGGGCTCGCATACGATCCAGGGCGAGAGCTCCTGCTCTGCGCGAACGTCGGGGTCTCCGAGGGAGGTCCTGGACCAAGCGTCACGCTCGTCGACGTTCGCCGGAGACGGCCCGTTGGGACCCTCCCGATGCCGGGTCGCACTCGATGGACCGTGTTCGATCCCGAGCGGCAGCGATTCTTCGTCAACATCGCGGACCCGCCACGGATCGTGGGGATCGACCCCGAGGCGCTCGATCGTATCGCGACCGCCTTCGAGGTGCCGGCACGAGGACCACACGGGCTCGACTTGGATCCGTCTGGAGCGAGACTGCTCTGCGCCTGTGACGAGGGGAAGCTCATCTCACTGGATGCTCGGTCCGGCGAGGTCTTTGGGGTGCTCGATCTGAGCGGGCCACCTGATGTGGTGTTCCTGAACCATCGCTTGGGGCGCCTCTACGTCGCCATTGGAGAGCCCGGGGTCATCGACGTGA
Protein-coding sequences here:
- a CDS encoding chromate resistance protein ChrB domain-containing protein, translated to MKVGRRLREIGAVPIKNSIYVTPGTPSMRRALSELAEEIQERGGDAVICEAAFVGGLTDGAVEDLVRAARDAEYRDVAEEARRATSGMRGRRAVSEGARRGAARALSRLRDRFEEIVSRDPFEARGREAAMRALTLAQDLVEGVAAAGSKEALPGEAPRGATWVTRTGVMIDRIASAWLIRRFIDPEARFRFVAPRGHKPARGELRFDMANAEFTHEDGRCTFEVLVERFKLRDSALKPIAEIVHDLDLEDERYKRAEAAGVRRLIMGLAMQVQDDDERVEKGRAVFDTLFESFRRGA
- a CDS encoding HlyD family efflux transporter periplasmic adaptor subunit, translating into MNRCWIGCAALVLVLLSLGCARRIETEHEEEGITVTSWGDHYEIFAEADPLVVGRVSKSHTHVTTLDSFPPLREGIVTAVLRDERGGEEMFRRDRALRDGIFSVEIKPSRAGVFDLAFRVESAAGTELIPSGRVRVGEGDSAGLLVAPPHYGPRDTPPVPVPEGEPISFLKEQQWRTAFATDWATLGTVAQGVRGPARIRAAAGGEALLTAPLDGVVSVGTRAHVGMDVGRGMTVFQIASRPGSDRSIEAIRSDLEVARARLDRLEELLKVEAVSRAEVEEARASVRTLTAEHRGVSGEGSRVSVRSPISGRIAEVLVVPGQAVSAGMPLGRVVRSKPLWVEVALSPPSAGLLAQGVSGLIVYPPGDETPLELGSNQVRLVSRSPEVSRETGSVLTTLEVTTDLQLRPGATVDAEILLPGRARGVVLPASAVVDDGGVPVVYLQVEGETFVRREVRALATQGNRVVVEGVVPGVRVVTLGGAAIRRAALLRTGPPEGHVH
- a CDS encoding chromate resistance protein ChrB domain-containing protein, with amino-acid sequence MKWITREKVQVDRVACPWLIKKFVDAEAEFLFVPADQVMAIAAREEAIPYDVKGVELGHHGKECSFDAIVKKYGLTDDPALMLLARIVNGADTDNSLWNQPESAGLRAVAKGFRGLGFKDDHELNAAEWIVYDALYSYCQQTVQQGEPEAASR
- a CDS encoding efflux RND transporter permease subunit, which codes for MLNRLIHFALRRRLVVLFLTGLILAFSSIWIARVPVDIFPDLTAPAVTVITEASGMAPEEVELLVTFPLESSLNGAPGVRRVRSVSAAGISVIWVEFDWGQDVYRARQVVAERVQGAELPEEVDSPELGPISSIMGEITFIALTSRSPAITPMELRRVAETTVRRSLLAIPGISQVVPIGGDVREYQVELDPAALAQRSISLDDVAARLEEVTRNPAAGFHVDQGQEYLVRGLGRARGPEDLASAVVRAGGDFPVTVGALGVVRVGAEPKRGTAGYKASTAVILSVQKQPGANTLEVTREIDRALEGLHRSLPEGVAIEKENFRQADFIHVAIENVTEALRDGAVLVILILFLFLGNVRTTFISALAIPLSLLAGILTISAFGGTINTMSLGGFTIAIGALVDDAIIAVENVFRRLREARAQGADRSVFDVVFAATSEVSHPIFLATIIIILVFLPLFVLPGIEGRLLRPLGFAYVAALAASFLVSLTVTPVLCYLLLPGSKAVERGDPWLLRHLKRRYALDLPGVLSRPRVVYVVSGALLAAAIAILPFLGKSFLPPFNEGSLTVSVVSAPGITLEESDAIGREVERSLLSFPEVVSTSRRTGRAEKDEHVQGVNASEMEVVLRPGRPKELLLAGMRNAVSTVPGAEVSFGQPISHRIDHMVSGSKSNLAVKIFGPDLAVLRELSGRAEQILQGVHGIVDLSNQEQASVPQLLIDFDRVAMARHGLSAASLARTVEALFQGTPVGEIVEGGLVSRVVVRFPERLRASRDQLAAMPVTTPSGAIVRLGDVARVRFDLGPSLVRRENVERIAMLTANVSGADLAGTVEEARRQLDRGLNLPAGYRVSYGGQFEQAVSSVRTLALLSVLILLAMYGLLYAAFRNHRHTLIVLVNLPLALIGGVFAIALGGGTLSVASLVGFITLFGIATRNGVLLVSHYQHLMAEGVPLGEAVRRGSLERLAPVLMTALCAGLALIPLVLAGGKPGNEIQSPMGQVILGGLLTSTFLNMVLVPVLFARWGALRKGDPQLRDPERAAHDMPGPDTIS